From the genome of Papaver somniferum cultivar HN1 chromosome 2, ASM357369v1, whole genome shotgun sequence, one region includes:
- the LOC113347145 gene encoding protein ANTAGONIST OF LIKE HETEROCHROMATIN PROTEIN 1-like: MPPAKKFKKKSKRKPKELENDESISITIDSLEPKSIETDWWNSFWQKNSSGSEVPKDEAEGFRYFFRVTRNTYDYICSLVREDLVSRPPSGLINIEGRLLSVEKQVAIALRRLASGESQVSVGRSFGVGQSTVSQVTWRFIEAIEERARHHLRWPEPDQAEEIKARFEVSFGLPNCCGAVGATHIIMTLPAVETSDDWCDEVKNYSMFLQGIVDDELRFLDIVTGLPGGMTVDRLFKFSAFYKLCETGDRLNDSVRALSNGAEIKEYIVGGHEYPLLPWLITPYEDDNLSGSMANFNKNHIAASSLAGKAFSQLKGAWRILHKVMWRPDKQKLPSIILVCCLLHNIMIDSGDKVHPDVPLSDHHDIGYGNESCQQVYPLGESMRDNLAKHMEHQKQNLSSS, encoded by the exons ATGCCTCCTGCGaagaaattcaaaaagaaatcaaagagaaaaccCAAAGAGTTGGAAAATGATGAAAGCATTAGTATAACCATAGACTCTTTAGAGCCCAAATCTATTGAAACTGACTGGTGGAATAGTTTCTGGCAGAAGAATTCTTCCG GTTCAGAGGTACCTAAGGATGAAGCTGAAGGATTCAGATACTTTTTTAGGGTAACAAGAAACACTTATGACTATATATGTTCATTAGTTAGAGAGGATCTTGTATCGAGGCCTCCTTCGGGTCTAATAAACATAGAAGGTAGACTACTAAGTGTTGAGAAACAAGTTGCTATTGCACTAAGAAGATTAGCATCTGGGGAGTCCCAAGTTTCAGTTGGGCGTTCTTTTGGAGTTGGACAATCTACTGTTTCTCAAGTTACATGGAGATTTATCGAGGCTATCGAAGAACGAGCCAGGCACCATTTGAGGTGGCCTGAACCTGACCAAGCTGAGGAGATTAAGGCCAGGTTTGAAGTGTCTTTTGGTTTGCCGAATTGTTGTGGGGCTGTTGGTGCAACCCACATTATCATGACACTTccagctgttgaaacctctgatGATTGGTGTGATGAAGTGAAGAACTACAGCATGTTCTTGCAGGGTATTGTGGATGATGAATTGAGATTTCTAGATATTGTAACTGGATTGCCAGGGGGGATGACAGTTGATCGGCTATTTAAATTTTCTGCATTCTACAAACTCTGCGAGACTGGGGATCGTCTGAATGACAGTGTTAGAGCTTTGTCGAATGGAGCAGAAATTAAGGAATATATTGTAGGTGGGCATGAATATCCCCTTCTTCCATGGCTTATCACTCCTTATGAAGATGATAATCTCTCAGGTTCCATGGCTAATTTTAATAAGAACCACATTGCAGCTAGTTCACTTGCTGGGAAAGCGTTTTCCCAATTGAAGGGTGCTTGGAGAATTCTTCACAAAGTTATGTGGAGACCCGATAAGCAAAAACTTCCAAGTATAATTTTGGTTTGCTGTTTACTGCACAACATTATGATTGATAGCGGTGATAAAGTTCACCCTGATGTTCCATTATCTGATCACCATGACATTGGATATGGAAATGAAAGTTGTCAACAAGTCTATCCCCTGGGGGAATCCATGAGAGATAACTTGGCAAAACATATGGAGCATCAGAAACAGAATCTTTCTTCAAGTTGA
- the LOC113347147 gene encoding F-box/kelch-repeat protein SKIP30-like codes for MSELIDGLPHAVALQCLARVPFYSHPNMQLVCRSWRAAVRSSELFKTRNELGASEELLCVCTYDPENLWQLYDPLKDMWITLPILPSEIRHLAKFGIVSTGGKLFVLGGGSDAVDPGTGDHYGIFATDEVWCYDPILRQWTQRASMLVPRAMFACCVLDGKIVVAGGFTNCRKSISKAEIYDPDKDVWIAIPDLHLTHNSACSGMVIGGKVHVLHKGLSTVQVLENSMLQWAVVDYGWLQGPTAFVRGEPYVLSHGIIFKQEKEPRPKRVVASASEFQSRIGFAMIGIGDELYMIGGVIGPGRWNLDIKPLSDVDVLTVMSDRPSWRQVAPMTQCQGTILGCTVLKI; via the coding sequence ATGTCTGAATTGATCGATGGTCTCCCTCATGCTGTTGCTCTTCAGTGTCTTGCACGTGTGCCCTTTTATAGTCATCCGAATATGCAGCTTGTTTGCCGCTCATGGAGGGCTGCAGTTCGTAGTTCTGAACTCTTCAAAACTCGTAATGAACTCGGAGCATCTGAGGAGCTCTTGTGCGTCTGCACGTATGATCCCGAGAATTTATGGCAACTCTATGATCCTCTCAAAGACATGTGGATCACATTACCAATTTTGCCCTCAGAGATCAGGCACCTCGCAAAATTTGGCATAGTATCTACTGGTGGAAAGCTGTTCGTTCTAGGTGGTGGGAGCGATGCTGTTGATCCAGGGACTGGTGACCATTACGGGATATTTGCAACAGATGAGGTTTGGTGTTATGATCCGATACTCCGTCAATGGACTCAGCGGGCGTCCATGCTTGTACCTCGTGCAATGTTTGCATGTTGTGTATTGGATGGAAAGATTGTTGTTGCAGGTGGGTTCACCAACTGTCGAAAATCAATATCAAAAGCTGAAATCTATGATCCAGATAAGGATGTCTGGATTGCTATACCAGATCTCCACCTCACACATAATTCAGCTTGCTCGGGGATGGTAATTGGTGGAAAGGTACATGTATTGCACAAGGGGCTATCGACAGTACAGGTTTTGGAGAACTCGATGCTCCAATGGGCAGTTGTGGATTACGGCTGGCTTCAGGGTCCAACTGCTTTCGTCAGAGGAGAGCCTTATGTGTTAAGTCATGGGATAATTTTTAAGCAGGAAAAGGAGCCAAGACCAAAAAGGGTTGTGGCTTCAGCATCAGAATTCCAAAGTCGAATTGGTTTTGCAATGATTGGGATTGGTGACGAACTTTACATGATTGGAGGTGTGATTGGGCCCGGCCGGTGGAACCTAGACATCAAACCCTTATCAGACGTGGATGTTTTGACAGTTATGAGTGACAGACCTAGTTGGAGACAAGTTGCACCAATGACACAATGCCAGGGCACTATTCTTGGGTGTACAGTGCTGAAGATATAG